From a single Mycolicibacterium moriokaense genomic region:
- a CDS encoding ATP-grasp domain-containing protein: MIGENLRTLTDDIHPIPDFEPDTVAAALERVTQSKRVDYIFSFTESGLLPAALAGHRFAIPGISLAACELCIDKRLMREFLADSEFAVESAICRTQAEVEVFFDQHRRGIVLKDPTGSGSDAVFLIRDERELTTALPQLGGKDFVTLAEEYLTGREVSVETLTIDGQHRILAVTNKKLHRNTLAEEQHIISPDVVGAEQFHQISGYCERLLTRIRHQHGPCHIELKIADDKLRLIEINNRVGGDYIGLLVELTTGISQVRETLRWHSDATTFTDSEERARYMYAASHQFYEPTEPEVLRKAMRGVDIVRLHVDPAKLSPGRPRTNKDKVGWIVIASNQREAFHSAIDYLDRYCS, translated from the coding sequence TTGATCGGCGAGAACCTGCGCACGCTCACCGATGACATCCACCCCATTCCTGACTTCGAGCCGGATACCGTCGCCGCTGCGCTAGAACGAGTCACACAGTCGAAGCGAGTGGACTACATCTTTTCATTCACCGAGTCCGGTTTGCTCCCCGCAGCGCTCGCCGGTCACCGCTTCGCGATCCCTGGAATCAGCCTGGCCGCATGCGAGCTGTGCATCGACAAACGATTGATGCGGGAATTTCTCGCCGATTCAGAGTTCGCCGTCGAGAGTGCGATATGCCGTACTCAGGCTGAGGTCGAGGTCTTCTTCGACCAGCACCGTCGGGGAATAGTTCTCAAGGATCCAACGGGGTCTGGCAGTGACGCCGTGTTCCTCATTCGTGATGAGCGCGAATTGACAACTGCCCTACCGCAGTTGGGTGGAAAAGACTTCGTCACGCTGGCCGAAGAGTATCTAACGGGACGTGAGGTCAGTGTCGAGACGCTGACCATCGACGGCCAACATCGGATTCTCGCTGTGACCAACAAGAAACTGCACAGGAACACCCTGGCCGAGGAACAACACATCATTTCCCCCGACGTCGTCGGGGCCGAACAGTTCCACCAGATCAGCGGCTACTGCGAACGATTGCTCACGCGGATACGACATCAGCACGGGCCGTGCCATATCGAGTTGAAGATCGCGGACGACAAACTTCGACTGATCGAGATCAACAATCGCGTCGGTGGCGACTACATCGGGCTGCTGGTCGAACTCACGACCGGAATCAGTCAAGTCAGGGAAACACTCCGCTGGCATAGCGACGCAACCACTTTCACCGACTCCGAGGAACGTGCGCGTTACATGTACGCAGCATCGCATCAGTTCTATGAACCCACCGAGCCAGAGGTGCTTCGGAAAGCTATGCGCGGCGTCGACATCGTCAGGCTCCACGTCGACCCCGCGAAACTGTCGCCGGGCCGGCCCCGGACGAACAAGGACAAGGTTGGCTGGATCGTCATTGCAAGCAATCAGCGTGAGGCCTTCCACAGTGCCATCGACTATCTCGACCGGTACTGCTCGTGA
- a CDS encoding nitroreductase family protein — MEAWDAIRARRNVRSYLADPVPDDDLDRIAEAGWRAPSASNRQHWDFIIVTDREHLEQLSTVWQGARHIAAAPAAIALVIPEPSDERTKLIDQYDLGQATFAMMIAATDLGIGTGHSSVGDQEKARAILGVPDDHIVAYLLGVGYPADRPLKPIVKPNRRPFAEVVHRGRW; from the coding sequence ATGGAAGCCTGGGACGCCATCAGAGCCCGACGCAACGTCCGGAGCTACCTGGCCGACCCCGTCCCCGACGATGATCTGGACCGCATCGCGGAGGCGGGGTGGCGCGCCCCGTCGGCGTCGAACCGCCAGCACTGGGACTTCATCATCGTCACCGATCGCGAACATCTCGAGCAGCTTTCGACGGTCTGGCAGGGCGCACGTCACATCGCGGCCGCACCCGCCGCGATCGCGCTGGTCATCCCGGAGCCGTCCGACGAGCGAACGAAGCTGATCGATCAGTACGACCTGGGCCAGGCGACGTTTGCCATGATGATCGCGGCAACCGACCTCGGCATAGGCACCGGCCATTCGTCGGTGGGCGACCAGGAGAAGGCCCGCGCGATCCTCGGCGTCCCCGACGATCACATCGTCGCGTACCTGCTGGGCGTCGGGTATCCGGCCGACCGGCCGCTCAAGCCGATCGTCAAACCCAACCGCCGCCCGTTCGCGGAGGTCGTGCACCGCGGACGGTGGTGA
- a CDS encoding peroxidase-related enzyme (This protein belongs to a clade of uncharacterized proteins related to peroxidases such as the alkylhydroperoxidase AhpD.), which produces MTTTADAPVAANGLTPTRISRLEVPEVDELKNPGVRGFFTKQLREEGLTSNWFRALSLNEDDLGRLNAYLLPLLGTDGRGGLTAREREVIATVVSGENRCAYCHTNHANKLGKVAGDWSFGQRVAIDHHQVAELTERERALADLAVAVNNDPQSIRDSDFDRLRQLGLDDHLILEGISIAAFIGATNRIGIALSVPPNPEYTGVPNH; this is translated from the coding sequence ATGACGACTACTGCGGACGCCCCCGTCGCTGCCAACGGCCTGACGCCCACCCGGATCTCGAGGCTCGAGGTGCCCGAGGTCGACGAGCTGAAGAACCCCGGGGTGCGCGGCTTCTTCACCAAGCAGCTGCGCGAGGAAGGCCTGACGTCCAACTGGTTTCGCGCGCTGTCACTGAACGAGGACGACCTCGGCAGGCTCAACGCCTACCTGCTGCCGCTGCTCGGGACCGACGGTCGCGGCGGCTTGACGGCGCGCGAGCGCGAGGTCATCGCCACCGTCGTCTCCGGAGAGAATCGGTGCGCCTACTGCCATACCAACCATGCCAACAAGCTCGGGAAGGTCGCTGGCGACTGGTCTTTCGGCCAGCGCGTCGCGATCGACCACCACCAGGTCGCGGAGCTCACCGAGCGCGAGCGGGCGCTCGCCGACCTTGCGGTGGCGGTGAACAACGACCCGCAGTCCATCCGCGACTCCGACTTCGACCGGCTGCGGCAGCTGGGGCTCGACGATCACCTCATCCTGGAGGGCATCTCGATCGCGGCGTTCATCGGCGCGACCAATCGGATCGGCATCGCCCTGTCCGTCCCGCCGAACCCCGAGTACACCGGCGTCCCGAATCACTGA
- a CDS encoding maleylpyruvate isomerase family mycothiol-dependent enzyme yields MSSPSRPVTVLDKPAVLSGLFAVWRDIDELVGDLSDTDWQTPTPLPGWNVHDVVSHLIGTESMLQGVDTPEADIDVSTLEHVRNDIGVMNERWVRKLRTLSAAELLDMFRATTAERRQALSDLSNAQWNDVTFTPAGPDSYGRFMRVRTFDCWMHEHDIRDAVGAPASAGELVGPASDFALDEMAASMGFVVGKLGGAPDGSRVSFELTGPLGRTINVAVEGRAKVVDDFGDEDPTSTIQLDGLLFARLAGGRTSLEQHADEITYGGDQAVGRRIVEHLNYVI; encoded by the coding sequence GTGAGCAGCCCCTCGCGCCCCGTCACTGTGCTCGACAAGCCGGCCGTGCTCTCCGGGCTTTTCGCCGTATGGAGGGACATCGACGAGCTCGTCGGCGACCTCAGCGACACCGACTGGCAGACGCCCACGCCGCTGCCCGGCTGGAACGTGCATGACGTGGTGTCCCACCTCATCGGCACCGAATCCATGCTCCAGGGCGTCGACACCCCGGAGGCCGACATCGACGTGTCGACGCTCGAACATGTTCGCAACGACATCGGCGTCATGAACGAGCGCTGGGTGCGCAAGCTCCGGACCCTCAGCGCCGCCGAGCTGCTCGACATGTTCCGCGCCACGACCGCGGAACGGCGACAAGCATTGTCCGATCTCTCCAATGCCCAATGGAACGACGTGACGTTCACACCGGCCGGACCGGACAGCTACGGACGGTTCATGCGCGTGCGCACCTTCGACTGCTGGATGCACGAACATGACATCCGCGACGCCGTCGGCGCCCCTGCCAGCGCGGGCGAGCTCGTCGGGCCCGCCTCCGATTTCGCGCTGGACGAGATGGCGGCGAGCATGGGTTTCGTTGTCGGCAAGCTGGGCGGCGCTCCGGACGGGTCGCGCGTCTCGTTCGAGCTGACGGGGCCGCTGGGACGGACGATCAACGTGGCGGTCGAGGGGCGCGCCAAGGTCGTCGACGACTTCGGCGACGAGGACCCCACGTCGACGATCCAACTTGACGGGCTCCTGTTCGCACGGCTGGCCGGCGGACGCACCTCGCTGGAGCAGCACGCCGACGAGATCACCTACGGCGGCGACCAGGCCGTCGGCAGGCGGATCGTCGAGCACCTCAACTATGTGATCTGA
- a CDS encoding cytochrome C oxidase subunit IV family protein, which yields MALIQTRSGTTKTTAVVVGVVLAALTLGSYLLGIDHLLGFSRLAMAVILVIAFVKVYLVTQYFMDIRHAPTWLKVIVHGWTVLTAGIVIGLYIGL from the coding sequence ATGGCGCTGATCCAAACACGTTCGGGAACAACGAAAACGACGGCCGTGGTCGTCGGGGTGGTGCTGGCGGCGCTGACCCTGGGTTCCTACCTGCTCGGCATCGACCATCTCCTCGGTTTCAGCAGGCTGGCGATGGCCGTCATATTGGTCATCGCGTTCGTCAAGGTTTACCTGGTGACGCAGTACTTCATGGACATCCGGCATGCGCCGACCTGGCTGAAAGTGATCGTCCACGGGTGGACGGTGTTGACCGCCGGCATCGTCATCGGCCTCTACATCGGGCTCTAG
- a CDS encoding cytochrome c oxidase subunit 3, translating to MTSQSVASTPTTAPPTRRPAVVPGEAGVWVFILTEMAIFTALFGVIVWNRAHEPAMFAEGQSLLNQPLGLVNTVVLIIGSVLVVLAIDASQQDRYREASQRLIAAMACGLLFLIIKAAEYGMAMDHGMWIHTNTFWMLFFAVTGAHLVHVLVGTLVLGLIRPRTASGLTGPRDRELFVSATCYWHMVDLLWLVLFPLFYLVN from the coding sequence ATGACGAGTCAATCGGTGGCGAGCACCCCGACCACTGCGCCGCCGACCCGTCGACCCGCCGTCGTCCCCGGCGAGGCCGGAGTGTGGGTCTTCATCCTCACCGAAATGGCCATCTTCACAGCGCTTTTCGGTGTGATTGTGTGGAACCGAGCGCATGAACCCGCGATGTTCGCCGAAGGTCAGTCGCTACTAAATCAGCCATTGGGTTTGGTCAACACAGTCGTATTGATCATTGGTTCGGTACTGGTTGTCCTGGCGATCGACGCATCGCAACAAGATCGGTACCGGGAAGCATCGCAGCGCCTGATCGCCGCGATGGCCTGCGGGCTGTTGTTCCTCATCATCAAGGCGGCGGAGTACGGCATGGCCATGGACCACGGGATGTGGATCCATACCAACACCTTCTGGATGTTGTTCTTCGCAGTGACGGGTGCGCATCTGGTCCACGTGCTCGTCGGAACCCTGGTTCTGGGGCTGATCCGCCCACGCACGGCCTCGGGACTGACCGGGCCGCGGGATCGTGAGTTGTTCGTGTCGGCGACGTGTTACTGGCACATGGTCGACTTGTTGTGGCTGGTCCTTTTTCCGCTCTTCTACCTGGTGAACTGA
- a CDS encoding DUF3784 domain-containing protein, whose protein sequence is MTETASSDVPPAVRLFGILSGLGILTFIGLGFLLAGFLPPPGPNAADVTAAYFHENVDLKRLGVILVIVGGTCFMPFGVAIADRLRRVHGVGLVAAVTEFGSAVIAATLMMICGSMMLVGLLRPDMPDSTYQLLNHVTWLALIGLWQPGAVQAASTAWGILSDKASTPIFPRWVGWYSLCMAFGSLTGSLIPFFTSGPFSWTGFISFWIAGAIFFAWYIMLLIQLILGHRRSLALERGENGVLPNDQAADAAPAPARKVTAR, encoded by the coding sequence ATGACTGAGACGGCGTCCTCGGACGTTCCTCCGGCCGTCCGACTGTTCGGCATTCTCTCCGGTCTTGGCATCTTGACGTTCATCGGCCTTGGATTCCTGCTTGCGGGATTCTTGCCCCCGCCCGGACCGAATGCGGCCGATGTGACGGCGGCCTACTTCCACGAGAACGTGGATCTCAAGAGGCTCGGCGTCATCTTGGTGATCGTCGGAGGCACGTGCTTCATGCCGTTCGGCGTGGCCATCGCTGACCGGTTGCGTCGAGTGCACGGGGTGGGACTTGTCGCTGCGGTCACCGAATTCGGCTCAGCCGTCATCGCCGCAACGTTGATGATGATCTGCGGCTCGATGATGTTGGTAGGACTGCTCCGTCCGGACATGCCGGACAGTACGTATCAATTGCTGAACCACGTGACGTGGCTGGCCCTGATCGGGTTGTGGCAACCCGGCGCGGTCCAGGCGGCATCCACCGCGTGGGGGATCCTCAGCGACAAAGCATCGACTCCGATCTTTCCCCGGTGGGTCGGCTGGTACAGCCTGTGTATGGCGTTCGGGTCGCTCACCGGGTCGCTGATTCCGTTCTTCACCAGCGGGCCCTTCTCGTGGACCGGGTTCATCAGCTTCTGGATCGCCGGCGCGATCTTCTTTGCCTGGTACATCATGCTGCTTATTCAGTTGATTCTCGGGCATCGACGTAGCCTCGCGCTCGAGCGAGGGGAGAACGGCGTCCTCCCGAACGACCAAGCGGCGGACGCGGCACCCGCACCCGCCCGAAAGGTGACCGCACGATGA
- a CDS encoding Lrp/AsnC family transcriptional regulator: MGDESADAKDMRLSPPATQGASAGVALLPGSDISALPRANLDDLDRVLIESLLNDGKMTNRELAAHAGISESAVSIRLRKLTASGALIFTAVIDWEAAGFEWFVMVRLKTHSRSPREVADEVAVLDQCEAVAVTIGTHDVVAFFLVEDRAELRQLTNYALPAIKGISAMRVDLATDTSVTPNGRKLFLARGAPPIRLPAPKVELDDLDVAILQALIIDGRQSSRKTARALNVSEGTIRARMSRLTQAGLVRVVAMVEPVAMGLAGVIAFVSIRADRAKINEIHEQLGKVPDLVFIAVCVGSSDLSVAVTAADPQQLTELVSSRIQTIDGVQATDTLFMVDVVRFSPYLKRLDPTDA; the protein is encoded by the coding sequence ATGGGAGACGAGTCTGCTGACGCCAAGGACATGCGTCTGTCCCCGCCGGCCACGCAAGGGGCCTCGGCGGGTGTAGCCCTCCTACCCGGGAGCGATATCTCCGCGCTGCCCCGCGCGAACCTCGACGACCTCGATCGCGTCCTGATCGAATCGCTGCTGAACGACGGCAAGATGACGAACCGCGAGTTGGCCGCGCATGCCGGAATCAGCGAATCCGCGGTCAGCATCAGACTCCGCAAATTGACGGCGAGCGGCGCACTCATTTTCACGGCTGTGATCGATTGGGAAGCAGCCGGTTTCGAATGGTTCGTGATGGTCCGGCTGAAGACACACTCTCGGTCACCACGCGAAGTCGCCGACGAAGTGGCGGTGTTGGACCAGTGCGAGGCCGTCGCCGTGACCATCGGCACCCACGACGTCGTCGCGTTCTTCCTCGTCGAGGACCGCGCCGAGCTGCGTCAACTCACCAACTACGCCCTACCCGCGATCAAGGGCATTTCCGCGATGCGCGTCGATCTCGCCACCGACACATCGGTTACACCCAACGGCCGCAAGCTTTTCCTGGCACGCGGGGCGCCGCCCATCCGGCTACCCGCGCCGAAGGTCGAGCTGGACGATCTCGACGTGGCGATCCTGCAAGCACTGATCATCGACGGACGGCAGTCCAGTCGGAAGACAGCGCGAGCACTCAACGTCTCAGAAGGAACGATCCGTGCGCGAATGTCGCGGCTCACCCAAGCCGGTCTGGTGCGGGTCGTCGCCATGGTCGAACCGGTCGCGATGGGCCTGGCCGGTGTCATCGCGTTCGTGTCCATCAGGGCGGATCGCGCCAAGATCAACGAAATCCACGAACAGCTCGGCAAGGTACCGGATTTGGTGTTCATCGCGGTGTGTGTCGGCAGCTCCGATCTCAGCGTCGCAGTCACCGCAGCGGATCCTCAGCAACTGACCGAGCTCGTATCGTCGCGCATTCAAACGATCGACGGCGTGCAGGCCACCGACACCTTGTTCATGGTCGACGTCGTGCGATTCAGCCCGTATCTCAAGCGCCTCGATCCCACCGACGCATAG
- a CDS encoding MlaD family protein produces MRLVRVLLSFGVFAAIIVFGIAYVAALGIRISPPSDRIDLSMDVPDINGLVVDSRVLLRGVPVGKVTRIDANVDRATVDFYVEGDHRVPVDTFVRLENLSALGETYIALFPQNSAGPMLQSGQRIATEVIQQPPSISELATSVVRVLRQMDPGQLKQIVGEADAALPDPDVVLTNLRRTSVLLRNATSDMNGRGQLTLANMQTLLENADWLGPTLASLVPDLRLLGPRLHHMYDVAMDLVRDNNPHNLQLLQTFLGRIQTFLDDRAPDLKVITEALLPKMSGIAGSLMNFDSGRILSSMLAAVPEDGAITLHVTIPPP; encoded by the coding sequence ATGAGACTGGTGCGAGTGTTGCTGTCGTTCGGCGTCTTTGCGGCGATCATCGTGTTCGGCATTGCGTATGTCGCGGCACTGGGAATCCGGATCAGCCCACCTTCCGACCGCATCGACCTCTCCATGGACGTGCCCGACATCAACGGGCTGGTCGTCGACTCCAGGGTTCTCCTGCGCGGGGTCCCGGTGGGCAAGGTCACTCGCATCGATGCGAACGTTGATCGCGCCACCGTCGACTTCTACGTCGAAGGCGACCATAGAGTTCCCGTCGACACCTTTGTTCGACTGGAGAACCTGTCCGCGCTCGGCGAAACCTATATCGCCCTGTTCCCGCAGAATTCGGCCGGTCCGATGCTGCAAAGCGGTCAGCGGATTGCGACCGAAGTCATTCAGCAGCCCCCGTCGATTTCGGAGTTGGCAACCAGCGTCGTGCGCGTGTTGCGGCAGATGGACCCGGGGCAACTCAAGCAGATCGTCGGGGAAGCGGATGCCGCGCTTCCGGATCCAGACGTCGTCTTGACCAATCTGCGCCGCACGAGCGTGCTGCTGCGAAACGCCACATCGGACATGAATGGCCGCGGGCAGCTCACTCTCGCCAACATGCAGACACTTCTGGAGAACGCCGACTGGCTCGGCCCCACCTTGGCCAGTTTGGTGCCGGACCTGCGTCTACTCGGGCCCCGACTGCACCACATGTATGACGTCGCGATGGACCTGGTCCGGGACAACAACCCGCACAATTTGCAGTTGCTCCAAACCTTCTTGGGACGCATTCAAACGTTCCTGGATGATCGCGCACCGGATCTCAAGGTCATCACCGAGGCGCTGTTGCCGAAGATGAGCGGCATCGCGGGATCGCTGATGAACTTCGACTCGGGTCGGATCTTGTCGAGCATGCTGGCCGCAGTACCCGAGGATGGTGCAATCACATTGCACGTCACCATCCCGCCGCCGTGA
- a CDS encoding MlaD family protein: MSRRIAAALLACAALISSCASITVNSLPQPGNAYRDGYDIVLEFANVLNLPDRAKVVLDGTDVGVVTGINIADGHANVTSRIASGVEVPSNVHATLQQATVLGDIYVALEPDANVSAPPLMPGGRVPLVQTTSPPQLEDTIANLANFVASGSIQRAQNSVIRINNLNPPEAEIRELASRVAVDLSDLSTNLDVVDKWLEGVAGTGDVMYAKLPKFQHWFSPAGMLGFDRGTEVASYVGILLPSIGSIYSGGYWLVPLLESLGTTMEAIQHSKWAVEDEIPRWRKLWTDLFLPVDKYPAINITSIVGPDGREMSGNVEDVLRMLGAMP; this comes from the coding sequence ATGAGCCGGCGGATCGCGGCGGCGTTGCTCGCATGTGCCGCGCTTATCTCGTCATGCGCGTCGATCACGGTCAACTCGTTACCCCAACCCGGCAATGCCTACCGCGACGGCTACGACATCGTGCTCGAGTTCGCCAACGTCCTCAACTTGCCCGACCGCGCGAAGGTGGTGCTCGACGGCACCGACGTCGGCGTGGTCACCGGTATCAACATCGCCGACGGCCACGCGAACGTGACCTCACGCATCGCCTCCGGTGTCGAGGTGCCGTCAAACGTTCATGCGACGCTGCAGCAAGCCACAGTGCTCGGTGACATCTACGTGGCACTCGAACCCGATGCGAACGTCTCCGCACCGCCCCTGATGCCGGGCGGCCGAGTCCCGCTCGTGCAAACAACATCGCCGCCCCAGCTCGAAGACACCATCGCCAACCTCGCGAATTTCGTTGCGAGCGGCTCGATCCAGCGTGCCCAGAACTCGGTGATTCGCATCAACAACCTGAATCCACCCGAGGCCGAGATCCGGGAATTGGCGAGCCGCGTCGCCGTCGACCTATCGGATCTGTCGACCAACCTCGATGTCGTGGACAAGTGGCTCGAAGGGGTCGCCGGCACCGGCGATGTCATGTACGCGAAGCTGCCGAAATTCCAGCACTGGTTCTCACCCGCAGGCATGTTGGGCTTCGACCGGGGCACCGAAGTCGCCTCCTACGTCGGAATTCTGCTGCCGTCCATCGGCAGCATCTACAGCGGTGGCTATTGGCTGGTTCCCCTGCTGGAATCGCTCGGGACGACGATGGAGGCCATCCAGCACAGCAAGTGGGCCGTCGAGGACGAGATCCCGAGGTGGCGCAAGCTGTGGACCGACCTGTTCCTGCCGGTCGACAAGTATCCCGCGATCAACATCACCTCGATCGTCGGACCTGACGGCCGCGAAATGTCAGGCAACGTCGAGGATGTGCTCCGAATGCTGGGAGCGATGCCATGA
- a CDS encoding MlaD family protein — protein MTIAGTGLGCAAPARQKQAVGYCAIMSDSIGLYVGNPVTQMGYRIGEVTRISDRTTDVQVEFSVAADNPLPADVKAITRSTSILADRALELVGNYESGPKLAPGHCIPLNHSVTPKSLSEVIGSATEFVNSISPEDSSNVAGTIDGLARSLHDNGAGVNRLLSTSSALLDSPDEAISDMASVVANLSDLTTTLTEIRGPMKQILLDAVETTPDVNSAFDGGARFTDVFPELVTLVADLENNMGDETQLTLDSVSMALRKITPHSNALADLFNPVPWWINTAANHFNKQQFTIAWRPPMYRIPTHDGLAQCGFMNTVMPGSCADVAGQPYAVDVALLQYVLMQAAHR, from the coding sequence ATGACGATCGCTGGCACCGGACTCGGTTGTGCCGCACCGGCGAGGCAGAAGCAGGCGGTCGGCTACTGCGCGATCATGTCCGACAGCATCGGCCTCTACGTCGGCAACCCGGTTACCCAGATGGGTTACCGCATCGGCGAGGTGACCAGAATCTCCGACAGAACCACCGACGTGCAGGTCGAATTCTCGGTGGCCGCCGACAACCCGTTGCCTGCGGACGTCAAGGCGATAACGAGGTCGACCTCGATCCTCGCCGATCGGGCGTTGGAGCTGGTCGGGAACTACGAGTCCGGGCCTAAATTGGCTCCTGGACACTGCATTCCGCTGAACCACAGCGTCACTCCGAAGTCGCTGTCGGAGGTGATCGGGTCGGCCACCGAATTCGTCAACTCGATCTCGCCAGAAGACTCGAGCAACGTCGCGGGCACGATCGACGGCCTGGCGCGATCGCTCCACGACAACGGTGCAGGCGTGAACCGACTGCTGTCGACTTCTTCTGCCTTGCTCGACAGTCCGGATGAGGCGATCAGTGACATGGCTTCCGTCGTTGCCAACCTGTCGGACCTGACGACCACCTTGACCGAGATCAGGGGTCCGATGAAGCAGATCCTGCTCGATGCCGTGGAGACCACTCCCGACGTCAACTCGGCGTTCGATGGGGGAGCACGGTTCACCGACGTCTTCCCGGAGCTGGTCACGCTGGTCGCGGACCTCGAGAACAACATGGGCGACGAGACTCAGCTGACGCTCGATTCGGTGTCCATGGCGTTGCGGAAAATCACTCCGCATTCGAACGCGCTCGCCGACTTGTTCAATCCCGTGCCGTGGTGGATCAACACCGCCGCCAACCATTTCAACAAGCAGCAGTTCACCATTGCGTGGCGGCCGCCGATGTACCGGATCCCGACACACGACGGACTGGCCCAGTGCGGATTCATGAACACCGTGATGCCCGGCAGTTGCGCTGACGTGGCCGGCCAGCCCTACGCCGTTGACGTTGCGCTGTTGCAGTACGTGCTCATGCAGGCGGCGCACCGATGA
- a CDS encoding MlaD family protein, whose protein sequence is MKVLRNPTAYGVVALAVLTAVAVIVAMLYISPPGRQTVSFYTTDASSVRPGDSVRIAGIDVGKVKSLSKEPTRVKVDTSVDAAAFVGDQSQVDVRMLTVVGGYYVNITSLGDSPLGNRVIPVERVTMPYNLVQTLTDATKITDQVAPKPIRESIDEIERGLAGTNTETVSAVIKAGNSLVETLDRQRGQISAILNLSDEYIESLANYKDGLKVLISKVAILEQTLVIYGEGFAGALQALGEVGDSLLPLGPFYDKHRQRFIEKMRNWQQTFRSWADRSGLVVRSLRKVRNKLDRVLDAQNARPELLATDLCFPMPGSPC, encoded by the coding sequence GTGAAGGTGTTGCGAAACCCGACGGCCTACGGGGTGGTGGCATTGGCCGTCCTCACTGCCGTGGCCGTCATCGTGGCGATGCTGTACATCAGTCCCCCCGGACGGCAGACCGTTTCCTTCTACACCACCGACGCATCGTCGGTGCGCCCAGGAGATTCGGTCCGCATTGCCGGGATCGACGTCGGAAAGGTGAAGTCGCTTTCCAAAGAGCCGACTCGCGTGAAGGTGGACACAAGCGTGGACGCCGCCGCCTTCGTGGGGGATCAGTCACAGGTCGACGTCCGCATGCTCACCGTCGTCGGCGGCTACTACGTGAACATCACGTCCTTGGGCGACAGCCCGCTCGGCAACCGGGTGATCCCCGTAGAACGGGTCACGATGCCGTACAACCTCGTGCAGACGCTGACGGATGCCACGAAGATCACCGATCAGGTGGCACCGAAGCCGATCCGCGAATCGATCGACGAGATCGAGCGGGGCCTCGCCGGCACCAACACGGAAACGGTGTCGGCCGTCATCAAAGCAGGCAACAGCCTCGTCGAGACATTGGACCGTCAGCGCGGACAGATCTCGGCGATTCTCAACCTGTCTGACGAGTACATCGAGAGCTTGGCCAACTACAAGGACGGGCTCAAGGTCCTCATTTCGAAAGTCGCCATCCTCGAGCAGACACTCGTGATCTACGGCGAAGGATTCGCCGGAGCGCTACAGGCGCTGGGCGAGGTGGGCGACTCGCTCCTTCCGCTTGGGCCGTTCTACGACAAGCATCGCCAGAGATTCATCGAGAAGATGCGCAACTGGCAGCAGACATTTCGTTCGTGGGCGGACCGCAGCGGGCTCGTCGTCCGCAGTCTGCGGAAGGTGCGCAATAAACTTGATCGCGTGCTCGATGCGCAGAATGCGCGTCCCGAGCTGCTGGCGACGGACCTGTGCTTTCCGATGCCGGGGAGTCCGTGCTGA